The Leptospira sp. WS39.C2 genome contains a region encoding:
- a CDS encoding TetR family transcriptional regulator encodes MPQSILGQTKPTLVKESSKREITKQKIYQTALVLFQKDGYEKTTMRKIAKEAKVSLGLTYYHFQSKEELVLEFYKNSQKELRRQSELFFKTTKDFKARFKFIITAQLELFSQHKRFLQVLARQAGDPTYPLSPFSHESESLRDEAVGIIRLAMVTSNVKLRDDLSKVLPDLLWMQQMGILFYWLTDPSKSFQNTKLMIHDSLDLTFKLIKLSNFPLFKNVMGPIFRMVKLVKA; translated from the coding sequence ATGCCACAATCCATTCTGGGACAAACAAAACCAACTCTTGTCAAAGAGAGTTCCAAAAGGGAGATCACGAAACAAAAGATTTATCAAACGGCTCTGGTTCTCTTTCAAAAAGATGGATATGAAAAAACAACGATGCGTAAGATCGCCAAGGAAGCAAAAGTTTCCTTAGGACTTACATACTATCATTTCCAATCCAAAGAAGAATTGGTTTTAGAATTTTACAAAAATTCGCAGAAAGAATTACGTCGTCAGTCGGAATTGTTTTTCAAAACCACAAAGGACTTTAAGGCTCGATTCAAGTTCATCATCACCGCTCAATTGGAATTATTTTCCCAACACAAAAGATTTTTACAGGTCCTTGCGAGGCAAGCAGGAGATCCCACTTATCCCTTATCTCCCTTTAGCCATGAAAGTGAAAGTTTACGAGATGAAGCCGTAGGAATTATTCGCTTAGCAATGGTTACATCAAATGTGAAACTACGTGATGATTTGAGTAAAGTATTACCTGACCTATTGTGGATGCAACAGATGGGAATTCTGTTTTATTGGCTTACCGATCCTTCTAAATCCTTTCAGAATACAAAACTGATGATTCATGATTCACTTGATCTTACCTTCAAACTCATCAAATTATCCAATTTCCCTTTGTTTAAAAATGTAATGGGTCCGATCTTTCGAATGGTGAAACTCGTAAAAGCATAA
- a CDS encoding YgcG family protein, with product MTLVQAKEVKLLTTPITDDVGILSAEQITKLQTIISEIETKTSAQVFLYVIQSLEGESIESYSIHVATLSKIGQKGKDNGVLVLLSVGDRKVRIEVGYGMEETLTDAMCNRIIKNIMIPEFKKGDLPNGILLGYSAIESVLLGEADSNPNLNSDYPDGIGYGISNENTARNIAIATAVIIVSLIGYFLISENKKYKRKIWLEVLYAVIVFFGLLYFLPDAVFYFFCLGIIVLNLYLLYGLWEWFSYPLAILSLLFWIPFLGYSFHAERIVLFWVIGVIGSILLIIKLALDDILIESYKKFAKRLGLTGSELFFHSIAFLSLWFSVHSFLNQERFFYILYYQGIILFTLYGFSISVFQKHALRYGITFLLWLSLVAGIFFFWPTGEDTSSQIDFSNVFNSFQWFFCLVLGYVLAKSIQVKSWKTRALKYGFISLVWTFGFSIERILGLTYTFSISTFFFSYFSLLLLHFFYTIWEESDGGSYSSYSSSSSSSSSSYRSSSSSYSSSSSSSSSGGGGGSFGGGGSSGSW from the coding sequence GTGACACTAGTCCAGGCAAAGGAAGTGAAACTCCTCACAACTCCCATCACGGATGATGTTGGGATTTTAAGTGCTGAACAAATTACAAAATTACAGACTATCATTTCTGAGATCGAAACAAAAACCAGTGCCCAAGTATTTTTATACGTCATCCAAAGTTTGGAAGGAGAAAGTATTGAATCCTACTCAATTCATGTTGCAACACTTTCTAAAATCGGGCAAAAGGGTAAAGACAATGGTGTCCTCGTTTTACTTTCCGTTGGAGATCGGAAAGTAAGGATTGAAGTTGGTTATGGTATGGAAGAAACTTTAACCGATGCTATGTGTAACAGAATCATCAAAAATATCATGATCCCTGAGTTCAAAAAAGGAGACCTGCCAAATGGGATACTACTTGGGTATTCTGCAATTGAGTCTGTATTACTCGGGGAAGCGGACTCAAATCCCAATTTAAATTCAGATTATCCAGATGGAATTGGGTATGGGATCTCCAATGAAAATACTGCCAGAAATATTGCGATTGCTACAGCAGTGATCATTGTATCCTTGATTGGTTATTTTCTAATCTCAGAGAATAAAAAATACAAACGTAAAATTTGGTTGGAAGTATTGTATGCTGTGATTGTTTTTTTTGGGTTATTGTATTTCCTCCCTGATGCTGTATTTTACTTTTTCTGTTTAGGAATTATTGTCTTAAACTTATATCTTTTGTATGGGCTTTGGGAATGGTTTTCGTATCCACTTGCCATCCTTTCCCTACTTTTTTGGATTCCCTTTTTGGGATATAGTTTTCATGCAGAAAGGATTGTGCTTTTTTGGGTGATTGGAGTGATTGGATCCATTCTCCTTATCATTAAACTGGCATTAGATGATATTTTGATTGAGTCTTATAAAAAATTTGCAAAACGATTGGGACTTACTGGTAGTGAACTTTTTTTCCATTCCATCGCATTTCTTAGTTTATGGTTTAGCGTTCATTCTTTTCTAAATCAAGAACGATTTTTTTACATTTTGTATTACCAAGGAATCATTCTTTTTACACTCTATGGATTTTCAATTTCTGTATTCCAAAAACATGCACTTCGTTATGGAATAACCTTCCTTCTATGGTTGAGCTTAGTCGCAGGGATTTTCTTTTTTTGGCCAACGGGGGAGGATACATCTTCCCAAATTGATTTCAGTAATGTCTTTAATTCCTTCCAATGGTTTTTTTGTTTGGTATTAGGTTACGTTTTGGCAAAATCCATCCAAGTGAAGTCCTGGAAAACAAGGGCGCTAAAGTATGGTTTTATCTCTCTTGTTTGGACGTTTGGATTTTCGATAGAACGAATTTTAGGCCTCACATATACGTTTTCGATTTCTACATTTTTCTTTTCTTATTTTTCCTTACTTCTCCTTCACTTCTTTTATACGATTTGGGAAGAAAGTGATGGTGGTTCGTATTCTTCCTATTCTTCAAGCTCTAGCTCCTCTTCCTCCAGTTACAGAAGTTCATCGAGTTCCTATAGTTCCAGTTCGAGTTCTAGCAGCTCGGGCGGTGGAGGTGGAAGTTTTGGTGGGGGAGGGAGTTCGGGTAGTTGGTAA
- a CDS encoding GNAT family N-acetyltransferase, giving the protein MVRDLLESDRNQTIELVNQFFRKVNELELDGLFHIRPRAATKFTDIYFKLIGTGKVYMRGYFLEDELVSLVIGRIEEKPHLEEERSLFIDLAVTKLGKKKKGYMSELLKDVDLWCLEKKIPAIELRAILKNEEAIQFWNKSSFEPFYIRYRKRV; this is encoded by the coding sequence TTGGTCCGCGATCTACTAGAATCTGACAGAAACCAAACCATCGAACTCGTGAATCAGTTTTTCCGAAAGGTAAACGAACTTGAGTTAGATGGTCTTTTCCATATCCGCCCACGCGCTGCCACAAAATTCACTGATATCTATTTTAAGTTGATTGGTACTGGTAAAGTGTACATGCGTGGGTATTTTCTGGAAGATGAACTTGTGTCCTTAGTGATAGGACGAATCGAAGAAAAACCACACCTCGAGGAAGAACGAAGTCTTTTCATCGACCTTGCGGTGACCAAACTCGGGAAAAAGAAAAAAGGATATATGTCAGAGTTATTAAAAGACGTGGACCTTTGGTGTTTGGAAAAAAAGATACCCGCCATTGAACTCCGAGCCATTCTCAAAAACGAAGAAGCCATCCAATTTTGGAATAAGTCAAGTTTTGAGCCGTTTTACATCCGTTATCGCAAACGTGTGTGA
- a CDS encoding glycine--tRNA ligase: MAQPKEKEEQSLKPIVAVSKRRGFVFPGSEIYGGLSNTFDYGPNGIEVLNNLKRLWWEYFVHRRDDVLGLDSSILLHPRVWEASGHISNFNDPLMDCKKCKTRVRVDKFLEDKEGEGAATGKSLEELTNTIRDKGYACPTCGTVGSFTDARQFNLMFKTSHGASEEGATDIYLRPETAQGIFINFKNVTQIARKKVPFGIAQIGKSFRNEIMARQFIFRTREFEQMEMEFFCEPGTQKEWFKYWVDYCMDWLVNVVGLKKENLRVREHEKEELSFYSDSTSDIEYKYPFGWGELWGVASRTDYDLTQHETFSSEDLKYHDLDQKKKYLPYVVEPALGLNRLFLAVLCDAYEEEKLEKDDIRTVLRFGKRVSPMKVAIFPLMKKDGLDAKAKEIYADLRNHWYVDYDESGAIGKRYRRHDEIGTPFCITVDYDTMSDGTVTIRERDSMKQERIAVSELKSYLIQRMV; encoded by the coding sequence ATGGCCCAGCCGAAAGAGAAAGAAGAACAGTCCCTCAAACCCATAGTCGCAGTCTCCAAACGAAGAGGCTTTGTTTTCCCAGGATCCGAAATTTACGGTGGCCTCTCCAATACATTTGACTATGGTCCGAACGGAATTGAAGTTTTGAACAATTTAAAACGACTTTGGTGGGAATACTTTGTCCACCGCCGGGATGATGTTTTAGGACTCGATTCTTCCATCCTCCTCCACCCTCGTGTTTGGGAAGCCTCTGGCCATATATCCAACTTCAATGACCCTCTGATGGATTGCAAAAAATGCAAAACACGAGTTCGCGTGGATAAATTTTTGGAGGATAAGGAAGGGGAAGGTGCTGCGACAGGGAAAAGTTTGGAAGAATTAACAAACACCATCCGAGACAAAGGATATGCATGCCCTACTTGTGGGACAGTTGGTAGTTTTACCGATGCTCGCCAATTCAACTTAATGTTCAAAACCTCACATGGTGCCTCAGAAGAAGGTGCCACAGACATCTACCTTCGTCCGGAAACGGCCCAAGGGATCTTTATCAATTTCAAAAACGTAACCCAAATTGCTCGTAAAAAAGTTCCGTTTGGAATCGCACAAATTGGAAAGTCTTTCCGGAACGAAATCATGGCTCGCCAATTTATCTTCCGGACACGTGAGTTCGAACAGATGGAGATGGAATTTTTCTGCGAACCAGGGACACAAAAGGAATGGTTCAAATATTGGGTCGACTACTGCATGGACTGGCTTGTGAATGTGGTTGGGCTCAAAAAAGAAAACCTACGAGTGCGGGAACATGAAAAGGAAGAACTATCGTTTTATAGTGATTCCACAAGTGATATCGAATACAAATACCCGTTTGGTTGGGGAGAACTTTGGGGTGTCGCCTCAAGAACTGATTATGACCTCACCCAACACGAAACATTTTCTTCTGAAGATTTGAAGTATCATGATTTGGACCAAAAGAAAAAATACCTACCTTATGTAGTAGAACCAGCACTTGGTCTCAACCGTCTCTTCTTAGCAGTGTTATGCGATGCCTACGAAGAAGAAAAATTAGAAAAAGACGACATCCGAACAGTTTTACGTTTTGGAAAACGAGTGAGTCCTATGAAAGTGGCAATTTTCCCACTGATGAAAAAAGACGGACTTGATGCCAAAGCAAAAGAAATTTATGCAGATCTCCGAAACCATTGGTATGTGGACTATGACGAAAGTGGTGCGATTGGAAAAAGGTACCGCCGCCACGATGAAATCGGAACTCCATTTTGCATCACGGTTGACTATGATACCATGAGTGACGGGACAGTCACTATACGAGAAAGAGATTCCATGAAACAAGAACGAATCGCTGTTTCCGAACTCAAGTCTTACCTCATCCAAAGAATGGTATAG